One part of the Anopheles coustani chromosome 2, idAnoCousDA_361_x.2, whole genome shotgun sequence genome encodes these proteins:
- the LOC131265875 gene encoding UPF0605 protein CG18335-like, with protein sequence MSLPKIGRISTPQPHFMPGYTGYCPQYMYRIGNTYSALTHRLLIDPTVAHSEKLILSDRTNDEFTVERSPVAIQLDEDDRRREDDDQRDTIYRHTPMPGYEGYIPRTKDKFGKRYAVTTTEGLSEFERDCQRTKAQLKRLRHRVAQPISTISRGSLGERMFCLNDYEIPLRLVRPDALSVVKEVPMENLPTLPGLPYFSRDTPPHTLPNGHPEKWMKLGYTGHKPFLWPRFGESNVPLTSKALCDFTNSYNHRRSTEWDPIATAGAGTTQPSARVNEIYHKTIGLVPNYQGHVPGATFRFGKTFGNDSKDAKKYLKRC encoded by the exons ATGTCGTTACCGAAAATAGGACGAATTTCGACTCCCCAGCCACATTTCATGCCAGG ctACACTGGATACTGTCCACAGTACATGTATCGAATTGGAAACACGTACTCCGCGCTGACACATCGTTTGCTGATTGATCCGACGGTGGCGCACTCGGAAAAGCTGATCCTTTCTGATCGAACGAACGACGAATTCACG GTTGAACGATCTCCTGTGGCTATCCAGTTGGACGAGGACGATCGGCGTCGGGAGGACGATGACCAACGTGACACCATCTACCGCCACACGCCGATGCCCGGCTACGAAGGTTACATTCCACGAACCAAGGATAAGTTTGGCAAGCGGTACGCCGTAACCACGACCGAGGGTCTGTCGGAGTTCGAGCGTGACTGTCAGCGGACCAAAGCACAGCTCAAGCGACTGCGTCACCGGGTTGCGCAACCGATCTCAACCATTTCCCGTGGAAGCCTTGGCGAACGGATG TTCTGCCTCAACGACTATGAAATACCTCTCCGATTGGTGCGCCCCGATGCGCTCAGCGTCGTGAAGGAGGTCCCGATGGAAAATCTTCCCACGCTGCCCGGTCTGCCCTATTTTTCCCGTGATACCCCTCCACACACGCTGCCGAATGGGCATCCGGAAAAGTGGATGAAATTAG GATACACCGGACACAAACCATTCCTATGGCCACGGTTCGGAGAATCGAACGTACCGCTGACATCGAAAGCGCTCTGTGATTTCACCAACAGCTACAACCACCGTCGGAGCACCGAGTGGGATCCGATCGCAACCGCTGGCGCCGGAACAACGCAACCATCGGCAAGGGTTAACGAAATTTACCACAAAACAATTGGCCTCGTACCGAACTACCAGGGTCACGTACCGGGGGCTACGTTTAG GTTTGGCAAAACCTTCGGTAACGATAGCAAGGATGCGAAGAAATATCTGAAACGATGCTAG
- the LOC131262841 gene encoding NADPH:adrenodoxin oxidoreductase, mitochondrial: MFRKAFPIVRSVKVARNCSGRHASTTASTVQPRICIVGAGPAGFYTAQYILKHLDNSSIDIVEKLPVPFGLVRFGVAPDHPEVKNVINTFTKTAENPRVRFLGNLSLGKDFTLEELRQRYHAVLLTYGAEQDNTLNIPNETLKNVLSAREFVAWYNGLPGYENLNPDLSGKSLTLLGQGNVAVDVARIVLSSIDELKKTDITEYALEALSRSQIETVHLVGRRGPLQAAFTIKELREMLKLSTCSTEWRGDDFDHVEESIPNLPRPRKRITELMLKSLSEQQQGQSKSTVSRRFQPVFFRSPINIVGHGKVEAVEYVVNRLADGRAIPTDQRETIVTDLVCRSIGYRAISMDNHINFDERKGCVNNAGGRVLKRNLTGSDQTIDDIEDKYETGLYASGWLATGPTGVILTTMNNSFAVADLVCRDFKNNVIRMNGSRPGLDLSGKPYVSWNGWKAIDAEEMRLGAAKGKPREKLICVKTMLQIASNASK, from the exons atgtttcgtaAAGCATTTCCCATTGTTCGCTCAGTGAAAGTTGCCCGTAACTGCAGTGGCAGACATGCCAGCACGACAGCGTCCACGGTGCAGCCTCGAATCTGTATCGTCGGTGCCGGACCTGCCGGGTTTTATACGGCCCAGTACATTCTAAAACACTTGGATAATTCCTCCATAGATATCGTCGAAAAGCTGCCGGTACCGTTCGGATTGGTCAG ATTTGGAGTTGCGCCGGACCATCCTGAGGTTAAAAATGTGATCAACACTTTTACCAAAACGGCCGAAAATCCGCGCGTTAGGTTTCTAGGTAATCTAAGCTTGGGAAAAGACTTCACCCTGGAAGAGCTACGCCAAAGATATCACGCCGTATTATTG ACATACGGTGCCGAGCAGGATAACACATTGAACATTCCCAACGAGACTCTGAAGAACGTACTTTCCGCGCGTGAGTTTGTAGCATGGTACAACGGGCTGCCGGGCTATGAGAATCTTAATCCAGACCTTAGCGGCAAATCGCTCACACTGCTGGGCCAAGGAAATGTAGCCGTCGATGTGGCCCGTATTGTACTATCCAGCATAGATGAGCTAAAG AAAACCGATATTACCGAGTATGCACTAGAGGCACTTTCTCGAAGCCAAATTGAAACGGTACACCTCGTTGGCCGGCGAGGCCCACTGCAGGCGGCCTTCACCATCAAGGAATTGCgtgaaatgttaaaattatcGACTTGCTCTACAGAGTGGCGTGGAGATGATTTTGATC ATGTTGAAGAAAGCATACCTAACCTACCTCGCCCTAGAAAACGTATTACCGAGCTGATGTTGAAAAGTTTATCAGAACAACAACAAGGACAAAGTAAATCCACTGTCTCCAGACGGTTTCAACCGGTATTTTTCCGATCACCAATTAATATCGTTGGCCACGGAAAGGTCGAAGCGGTGGAATATGTTGTGAACAGGCTGGCGGATGGAAGGGCTATTCCGACCGACCAAAGGGAAACCATTGTGACGGATTTAGTGTGTCGCAGTATTGGTTATCGTGCGATCAGTATGGACAATCATATCAACTTTGACGAACGAAAAGGATGTGTTAACAACGCTGGTg GACGCGTTTTAAAACGCAATCTTACCGGAAGTGACCAGACGATTGACGACATCGAGGACAAGTACGAGACCGGCCTGTACGCATCCGGTTGGCTTGCGACGGGCCCCACGGGCGTTATTTTAACGACGATGAATAATTCTTTCGCGGTGGCCGATTTGGTGTGCCgtgatttcaaaaacaatgtCATCCGGATGAACGGATCGCGGCCAGGATTGGATCTATCCGGTAAGCCGTACGTTAGCTGGAATGGATGGAAAGCAATCGACGCCGAAGAAATGCGTCTAGGTGCTGCGAAAGGAAAGCCACGGGAAAAACTAATCTGCGTGAAAACGATGTTGCAAATCGCATCAAATGCATCCAAGTAG
- the LOC131261849 gene encoding protein singed wings 2, with protein sequence METKTTRRQEAAVTGRGDRHHRFSVDAPQRITGGGTGNAGGAVINVLAVVAVFVLTVLPMSPLVLAQLPLSLQNLVVENVVIEECSLRNHAIAAGGSLHNGRPHCHFTPSNRTVCFRGIDTKRFGVGGRFNQTRQLILCDWPARSFDPLMLARLVPKLERFALAGRGLQRLAHDFPALPFLRMVNITGTRLNYTGVSTFYELSNLQVLNLRGNELEQIQPYRFRNGNVQVYLQGNLWNCTNDMIWLLKEQSQHYTDKLTLVCKDWKYTGRPVLTAMEYKRVVQESCLHEEIWNCSCHVSYLRLSDDGLSFDPMIMVNCSDRGFYELPQYLPGNTTVLHIAHNKLQSVDSLTTNEHYRSVQDIYMDDNRITSIDILEDTIWLDNFRILSLRGNRLNRIRVYSVEHAMERNPGVGKIYLSNNPWRCGCRFAIRFQRFLRKHESLVADSRNITCYVLNEEDGRKQYQQVLTVTPNDICRASESNAATFYNTLSIIFASLIVLIFIKLAYDYYNYRKYGKLPWLIMKMP encoded by the exons ATGGAAACAAAGACCACCAGGCGGCAAGAAGCAGCAGTCACCGGCAGAGGCGACAGACATCATCGATTCAGCGTTGACGCACCGCAACGGATTACCGGCGGTGGCACGGGTAACGCCGGTGGAGCTGTTATCAACGTGCTTGCCGTCGTTGCCGTGTTCGTTTT AACGGTGCTGCCGATGTCTCCATTAGTATTGGCCCAACTGCCTCTTAGCCTACAGAATCTCGTGGTAGAAAACGTCGTCATCGAGGAGTGCTCCCTGAGAAATCATGCGATAGCGGCCGGTGGCTCGCTACACAATGGGCGTCCACACTGCCATTTCACGCCATCGAATCGAACGGTGTGCTTTCGTGGAATCGACACGAAACGGTTCGGTGTCGGGGGCCGCTTTAACCAAACCCGCCAGCTGATACTGTGCGATTGGCCAGCCCGCAGCTTCGATCCGTTGATGCTGGCCCGGTTGGTGCCAAAGTTGGAACGATTCGCACTAGCCGGGCGCGGTTTGCAACGATTAGCACACGATTTCCCCGCCCTGCCGTTCCTGCGGATGGTCAATATTACCGGCACACGGTTAAACTACACCGGTGTTAGCACGTTCTACGAGCTGAGCAATCTGCAGGTGCTTAATCTACGAGGTAACGAACTGGAACAGATCCAACCGTACCGGTTCCGTAACGGGAATGTGCAGGTCTATCTGCAAG GTAACTTGTGGAACTGCACCAACGACATGATTTGGCTGTTAAAGGAACAGTCACAGCACTACACTGACAAGTTGACACTCGTGTGTAAAGACTGGAAGTACACCGGTCGACCTGTACTTACCGCGATGGAGTACAAGCGCGTAGTACAGGAAAGCTGCCTGCACGAAGAAATTTGGAACTGTAGCTGCCACGTGTCCTACCTCCGGCTCAGCGACGACGGGCTCTCGTTCGATCCGATGATCATGGTTAACTGCAGTGATCGGGGTTTCTATGAGTTGCCACAGTATCTGCCCGGCAACACGACGGTGCTACACATTGCGCACAACAAGCTCCAGTCGGTGGACAGCCTCACGACGAACGAACACTACCGAAGCGTTCAGGACATCTACATGGATGACAATCGGATAACGTCGATCGACATCCTGGAGGACACGATTTGGTTGGACAATTTCCGCATACTTAGCTTGCGGGGGAACCGCCTGAATCGG ATACGAGTGTACAGTGTGGAGCACGCGATGGAACGTAACCCGGGCGTGGGAAAAATCTACCTCTCAAACAACCCGTGGCGGTGCGGATGTCGCTTCGCCATACGGTTTCAACGGTTTCTGCGCAAGCACGAATCGCTGGTCGCCGATTCGCGCAACATTACGTGCTACGTGTTGAACGAAGAAGACGGTCGGAAGCAATACCAGCAGGTGCTGACGGTAACACCAAACGATATCTGCCGAGCATCGGAGAGCAATGCGGCCACGTTCTACAACACGCTCAGCATAATTTTTGCCTCGTTGATCGTGTTAATCTTCATTAAGCTGGCGTACGATTACTACAACTACCGCAAGTATGGCAAGCTGCCTTGGTTGATAATGAAAATGCCCTGA
- the LOC131261851 gene encoding probable aminoacyl tRNA synthase complex-interacting multifunctional protein 2 isoform X2 yields the protein MAESDELRMLAERQQRVLQQLAELKNELLSMRTELKLNTKAPATQPSTPLKSKAELKAEPINHTFLQDFVVNASPSYVPYSLLALKNLWKDRLNLQVECFTHSTVPKLTEEALNFQNAILSTSTTANKLPQIKVTLIWKNVGTYTEMITSPTSYVPICGEVNILRYLSRCGPSEFNYEQQDNVVEADSILDACYLLLNKQNVKQRQQILRTLGAKLGKTDGFGGNEMSLCDIAFTSAVKQVQRTIAKEINPNMAKCIGRVSAVVGM from the exons ATG GCCGAAAGTGATGAGCTAAGAATGTTGGCAGAAAGACAGCAGCGTGTTCTACAGCAGTTGGCTGAGTTGAAAAACGAACTGCTTTCCATGCGCACagaattaaaattgaacacCAAAGCACCTGCCACGCAACCGTCGACCCCTTTAAAGTCTAAGGCTGAGTTAAAAGCGGAGCCAATCAAT CACACCTTCCTGCAAGATTTTGTGGTGAATGCTAGCCCGAGCTACGTTCCGTACAGCTTGTTGGCCCTGAAGAATCTATGGAAAGATAGGCTTAATTTGCAAGTCGAATGCTTTACCCACTCTACGGTTCCCAAACTGACCGAGGAAGCACTCAACTTTCAGAATGCCATCCTATCGACCAGCACTACGGCGAACAAACTGCCCCAGATTAAGGTGACGCTTATCTGGAAGAATG TGGGCACCTACACGGAAATGATTACCTCCCCGACGTCATATGTTCCGATCTGTGGCGAGGTCAACATCTTGCGCTATCTTTCGCGCTGTGGACCGAGTGAGTTCAATTACGAACAGCAAGACAATGTCGTCGAAGCCGATTCTATCTTGGATGCATGCTATCTGTTGCTAAACAAGCAGAACGTAAAGCAACGCCAACAGATCCTCCGCACGCTCGGTGCCAAGCTGGGTAAAACGGACGGCTTCGGTGGCAACGAAATGTCGTTGTGCGACATTGCTTTTACGAGCGCCGTCAAGCAGGTGCAGCGTACGATCGCAAAGGAAATTAACCCGAACATGGCCAAGTGCATTGGGCGCGTCTCGGCCGTGGTTGGAATGTAG
- the LOC131261851 gene encoding probable aminoacyl tRNA synthase complex-interacting multifunctional protein 2 isoform X1 has protein sequence MYHLKPVLTNDACEVPSCMYVLKPVCSFSFDRAQLAGTTVDPLSAGIDHLLKKAESDELRMLAERQQRVLQQLAELKNELLSMRTELKLNTKAPATQPSTPLKSKAELKAEPINHTFLQDFVVNASPSYVPYSLLALKNLWKDRLNLQVECFTHSTVPKLTEEALNFQNAILSTSTTANKLPQIKVTLIWKNVGTYTEMITSPTSYVPICGEVNILRYLSRCGPSEFNYEQQDNVVEADSILDACYLLLNKQNVKQRQQILRTLGAKLGKTDGFGGNEMSLCDIAFTSAVKQVQRTIAKEINPNMAKCIGRVSAVVGM, from the exons ATGTATCACTTAAAACCGGTATTGACGAACGATGCTTGTGAAGTACCTTCCTGCATGTACGTCCTGAAGCCGGTCTGTTCCTTTTCCTTCGATCGTGCACAGCTGGCAGGCACCACCGTCGATCCGTTGTCGGCCGGAATCGATCATTTGCTAAAAAAG GCCGAAAGTGATGAGCTAAGAATGTTGGCAGAAAGACAGCAGCGTGTTCTACAGCAGTTGGCTGAGTTGAAAAACGAACTGCTTTCCATGCGCACagaattaaaattgaacacCAAAGCACCTGCCACGCAACCGTCGACCCCTTTAAAGTCTAAGGCTGAGTTAAAAGCGGAGCCAATCAAT CACACCTTCCTGCAAGATTTTGTGGTGAATGCTAGCCCGAGCTACGTTCCGTACAGCTTGTTGGCCCTGAAGAATCTATGGAAAGATAGGCTTAATTTGCAAGTCGAATGCTTTACCCACTCTACGGTTCCCAAACTGACCGAGGAAGCACTCAACTTTCAGAATGCCATCCTATCGACCAGCACTACGGCGAACAAACTGCCCCAGATTAAGGTGACGCTTATCTGGAAGAATG TGGGCACCTACACGGAAATGATTACCTCCCCGACGTCATATGTTCCGATCTGTGGCGAGGTCAACATCTTGCGCTATCTTTCGCGCTGTGGACCGAGTGAGTTCAATTACGAACAGCAAGACAATGTCGTCGAAGCCGATTCTATCTTGGATGCATGCTATCTGTTGCTAAACAAGCAGAACGTAAAGCAACGCCAACAGATCCTCCGCACGCTCGGTGCCAAGCTGGGTAAAACGGACGGCTTCGGTGGCAACGAAATGTCGTTGTGCGACATTGCTTTTACGAGCGCCGTCAAGCAGGTGCAGCGTACGATCGCAAAGGAAATTAACCCGAACATGGCCAAGTGCATTGGGCGCGTCTCGGCCGTGGTTGGAATGTAG